Genomic DNA from Deltaproteobacteria bacterium HGW-Deltaproteobacteria-18:
GGGTCATCCCCACCAGGCCGAGATAATGCATGGCAATTTCGATCCGCGCCGCCTTTTTTTCCTGCAGGAACTCAAGCCCCAGGCAAACATTGTCGCGCACGGTGCGCCAGGGTAAAACCGAATATTCCTGAAAAACCATGCCCACATCCCGGTGAGGACGGTCCAGCGGGCGATCATTGTAAGTGGTCTGTCCGCCGTCGGCCCGCTCCAGGCCGGAAATGATCCGCAGCAATGTAGATTTGCCGCATCCCGATGGCCCGACAATGCACACGAACTCGCCACGGCCAATCTGCAGGCTTGCCTTTTCAAGTGCGGCAATAGCCAGTCCGCGTTCGGTTAAGAAGGATTTGCTCACTTCGCGGACATGCACAATATGGTTCATCAATTACCTCGCAAGCCGCTGCCACGAAAAGCATCTGCGTTCAATCCGCCTGAAAAGCCAATCCATGAGCGCTCCGGTCAGCCCGATGCTGAACATTCCGGCGACCACAATATCCGTCGAAGCCATGGTGTAGGCGTGGGTGATCAGATATCCGACTCCCGAGATGCTTCCGGGAAGCATTTCAGCCGAGACCAGGCACATCCAGGCCACGCCCAGGCCGATGCGCATGCCGTTGACCATGGACGGCAAGGCCGCCGGAAGCAGAATCTTGCGGAAAATATCAAACTCGCCGGCGCCGAGGACGCGAGCAGTGTCGATGAAGACACGATTTACATTTCGCACGCCGTGGATGCTGCTGGTCAGCACCGGATAGAAGGCGCCGATAAAAATGATGAATATCATCGAATACTTGAAATTATTGAGATAAACAAACCACAGTCCGCGATCCACCCCGAAGAGATCCGCGAAGCTCGCGATTCCGAACCAGGCCATGACCAGGGGAACCCAGGCCAGAGGCGGAATGGGGCGAAAGAGATTCAGGAAGTCTCCGAACATGGTGTGCACCGATACGTAGTATCCCATGGCGATGCCCAGCGGAATCGCGACAAGAACGGCCACGATATAGCCGATCAGCACTCTGAACAGGCTGACCACGACATTGGTGATCAGGGAACCCATGCTCAGCAGGTCTTCGTTCGGGTGAAACAGCAGTTCGGCGACATCTCCCACCGTGGGCAGGATGACCTTGTTTCCGATCAGCAGTGCAGCCCACGACCAGATGGCAAGAAAGGCGAGAACAGTCGCCAAGGAAAGAATCCGGTGAAAAGAGCTGTGCATTGTCAATTCCGGGGCAACCGCCGACTCCCCTCCCTGGGGAGTCGGCGGCTCGTGTTAATTTTTGTTCAGGAAGCTGAAATCAAAGAGTTTGTCTTCGACTTCGGCGAGGCTTTTGCCTTTGAGTTCGCCCCGGAACTTGTTCATGGAATTGAGGATTTCAAGATAGGTGGCCTGACCGTTCATCCAGTTCTTGGATGGTTCGGTGGTGTAGACGATGGTGGATTTCTGCACCGCTTCAGCCGGGGACCCCGTCCAACCGGCAAGAATCTGACCTTCCTCGGCCTTGTGATCGTTGCACCATTGACCGGACCTGCTCAAAAGCTCGACCGTCTTGCGCAGAACCTCGGGATGTTCGGCGATAACCGCATCCCGGGCCGCCATGACGCAGCAGGGGAAATTGTGCCAGGCTCCGGCCGGGGGCAGGTCTCGCAGATCAAGGGCGATATGCCCGACCTTCTTGAGTTCCGAGACTTCGGGATGCGGCGCGGGTCCGACCCAGGCATCGACCTGACCGCTGGTCAGGGCGGGAATGAAATTTGAGGTGGTCTTCAGATCGACCAGCAAGACATCGGCGTCCTGCACGGTAGCGTCCTGGGTTACCTTGAGGCCGGCTTTCTGCAAGGCGCCCTCGATGATGATGCGCGGCGCGCTGGTGGGAGAATGATAGCCGATCTTTACGGGCTGCCCGGAAGCCTTGATGTATTCCGCCACCTGATCCCAGCCCTTGAGCGTGTTCTGGGGAGGAAACACCAGACCCATTCCATCGACATGCGTCGGACACAGCATCTTCATGGGCGTGCCCTGATCTATTCCGGCCATGATGGCCGTGCCCGAAGCAAGAGCGATATCCATGTTCCCCTGGGCAAACATGGTTGTCGTCTCGGAACCGCTCTTGTTCACGATGATGTTGAAAAGAGCCAAGGGCTTGTCACCGTCCATGAGTTCATACTTGAGCTTGTCCACCACCGGACGCAGATGGACTCCGAACTCCTTGAATTCCTCGTTTTGCGCCATGGCCACGATGAACGGACTGTGGTGCGTGGTGAAGATGTAGCCCACGTTCAGAACGGGAAGCTTGTCTTCAGCCATGGATTGGCCTGCGGACAGGATTGCCGCCGCGACCATGAACAGGCCAAAAATGCGTTTGAACCGCAATACCGACAAAGACATGCGTGCCATGAACCTCTCCTTTGATTGCTTGACGTTATAGAATTCCTTCCAGAAACGCTTCGATGCGGGTCCGGATCTGTTCGGCATCGGATTCGGAATACCCTGTTTCAATCTGCATAAACGGCACTCCGAGCCGCTCCGCTCTTTCGCGGACAACCTGGGATTCGACATTGAACCCGTGGCATCCCTGCCAGGTGAGATCGATGATGCCGTGAATGTCGAAAGAGCGGCACAAGGCCTCGACGGTCTGCAGCCGACCGGGATTTGGGCTCATGCACGCGCAGGGAATCTCGAGATATCGTCTGGCCACGTTCTCAAAAAGATCGCCTTCGGTTTGCACCGGACTGTCTAGCCCCTTGATCCCGCTGCAATTATCCAGACAGACAACCACCGCCCCGCTTTCCTCGACCAGTTGCAGGACCTTGTGGGAACCCTTGCCTACGGGAGTCCCGGTCAGAAGAATTCTCGGCCGGCGGTCGGTAGTTGTCGCCGTGGCGCTTTTGCGCAACGCCTGAAGCTCGTCCCGCAGCTCGCGCAGGGCAGCAAGATACGGCTCTGCCTCGACCATGAACCCCTTGCTTTCCAGCACGGGCAGAAGCTGCATCCCGGTCAACAGAGGCGGTCCGTCCGCGTTGATGCGCACGATCTCCCACATCAGGGCGCGAATTGAATTCTGGATCTGCACCTCTTCCAGCAAACGTTCGGCGGTAACGGGCACGCCGCCATGGGCTGCCAGATATTCCCCCAACCGCTCCACCTCGGCGTTCCAGAATCGAAGAGCGCTCCCCAGAGACTGATCGTATGGCAGGTGCATGAGGTGCATGGGCTTTATCCGGCCCAGAAACTCGTACATCTTCTTTTTTCCGTCGCAGGTGGTTTCCGCGATGATGAAATCCGCTGCGGAAAAAAAAGGGCAGGTGTCGGTCTTGGCGTAGCCGTAGCTGGACTTTATGAGCGGACAGAGACTGGCCGGCAGCACGCTCTCGGCGGCCTGAATGGGATCCTGGCGCTTGCCGCACAGCCCGATGGGCACGCATCCGGCGGCCCGGATGACCTCCAGTGGCGCGTAGATGCAGTATACACCGGCGATGGGCCGCCCCTCTTCCCGCGCCGTCTCCAGAGCCGCCAGGCAATGTTCGCTGAATTTTTCAAAGAACGGCAATGCCGATACGACCAGGCCGGAGGCTTTCTGTTTCCGTGTCACACGCCCCCCTGCGGTTTTGGCTTAAAAATGTAATTGGTTACAAGCACATGCAAAGAAAATTCAAATAACGGCTCTAACCGCAAATGCCTGGTCCGTCCAATTTGATCTGAGAATATATGTCTGGAAGATGTATTGATTTCGCAAATATATGAGCAAAAAGCGGCGTGACTTCAAACCGGAACGTCATGCCCCCTTCGACCGCTCGTTGACGCAGCCACAGACACCTACGGAGGAAATCGAATCTGCGATCGGAAATTTCGATCCAAGATTGCAAAACACATAGAATTTTTCATTTTGACAGGCGGATTTGAAAACGATCAAAGTTTATTGATGGGAATGAAAGTAGAACAGATTCTTGAGCAGGGTTCCGGAGCCCAGAACGAAGATTATCTTATCATGGATCAGAACATCTTCGGCGTCTTCGACGGCGCGACCAGCCTTACCGATGCCTGCTTCGAAGAAGGCAAAAGCGGCGGGTGCATGGCGTCATCCATTGCGGGGCAGGTTTTTCTGCGCAACCACCACCCTCTCGTCAGACTGGGAGCCGAAGCCAATGACTCGATCAGGGCCGGGATGGAGCGCTGCCAGATCGACCTGGCTCGGCGCTGTGGGCTGTGGAGCACCAGCGCCGCGGTGGTCCGCCTCAGGGACGGCGAGATCGAATGGTTTCAGACCGGGGATTCACAGGTAGTTTTCGTTGGCAAAGACGGCGGATACAAGGTCGCGGCCAGGCGTGAAGACCACGACTATCCAACCTTGAGCATGATCAGGGAGCGGGGCCGCTTCCATCCCGAAGTGCAGAGGATGGTCGAGACGATTCGCCAGGGCATGAACCGCGATTACGGCGTGCTCAACGGGGAGAGGGAGGCGGAAAGATTCTTCCGAACCGGCACGGAACCGGCCTGCAACGTAAAGACCGTGCTGCTGTTCACCGATGGGCTCGATGTCCCGAGCCCTGCTCCGAAAAAATACAGGGATTTTTCATGCCTTGTGAACCTGGCTGCCGAGCTGGGGCTGGAAGGCCTCCGCGATCACGTGCGCGATCAGGAGGCGGCCGATCCCGACATCAAGCGTTATCCGCGCTTCAAGAAACACGACGACATTGCCGCCATCGCGATACATTTCTAGCATTCATCTGCCTTCCAGAGCCTGCCTGTACACGCTTTCGATCCTTTCGAAGATGCCCTCCCAAGTGAATGGCCCAGTGATTTTGCGGATATAGTCCTGATCCGGTTCCACACCGTTCATCACATCGGCCATGCTCGCCTCCAGCGCCTCGGCCAGTCGTTGTTCCAGCAGCGACTCATCGCTCTTGAACGGCCTGTCCACTGTTTCCAGCGCCGGCAGTTCCACCAGACGCACCATGCTCGGATGGGGTACCGCGAAAAGTTCTCGGGCTCCCGGAAGGTCCGTGGTGACTATGCGGCAGCCGCAGGCCATGGCCTCCAGCAGGACCAGGGGAAGACCCTCGAAAAAGGATGGCAGCGCGAAGATGTCGCAGCGCCGCATCAAAGCGCCCAGCTTCTCGTGGGAGAGGAGCCCGTGGACAGTGACCCTTGTGCCGTGACTGGCGGCCAGTTCCAGGCACAAGTCCTTTTCCTGACCGCTGCCAGCGCCCACAAGATGGAGATGCCAGGGTTGGCGGATTCTTTTCAAGCTTCTCAGCAGCCAGGGCACACCCTTGGATGAATCGAGCTTGCCCGCGTAAAGGATCTGCACGGTCCCGGCATCATCCTCCCCTTCCCCAGCATAGAAGCACATTTCGTTGAAGCCGCCACTGACGACGTCAACCTTGCCAGGGTCAATGCCCAGCAATTCAACGATCTCCGTCTTCTGCTTGCCGAAGAGGGCAATGACCCGGTCGATACCGAGCAAGGACCCTTTGAGCGAATTGCCCAGTTCCGGGCACAGGCGGTACTGGCGCAGGCACGAGCCATGGCAGGTGGTCACCAGGGGCATATGGGGAGCGACCTCGCGGGCCACGGCCGTGGCCATCCACAGATGATTGGAGTGGATGATGTCTGGCGCGAATTCGGCAATGGCGGACTTGAGGACCCTGGCGAAGGCCGTCCTGTACTCGATGATCTGCAACTTGGTCAGGGAGGAGCAGACGGTACTTGGGTAGGGCATGACATCGCTCATGCCCATGACGGGAAAACCGAGGTCATGCCCGTCGAAGCGAATGACCCGAAGCCTGTCCGGCCGTATCAGCTCTTCCGGCACCGCAAAATCAGCGCAAACGCCCGCAACGAGAAAAGGCTCATGCCCCCTGCTCCGGCCCTGACGGATCATTTCCTGGACGTATTTCCCGCTGCCGGTGAAGTCCGGCTTCTGGCTGATGATGTGTAGGATTCGCATGCATGCCCCAGTAGCATCATCCCTTGCCAAGATCCATGCACGGAAATGGGGCTAGCCGGGCACTACGGGGCGCATGGAAGGCATCTCCCGCGCAAAGGGGAAAAGCAAAGAGGGCATGTTGCCGTTCAAGGCGTGATGAGGGCCGGCAGGCTAGTGACCGGTACCGAACCTGTGTTCAAGCCTGCGTGAAAGCAGCGCCTGCTCTCAAAATTTGAAGTTGTCAGGCACGAAGCCATTCTTGTAGACGACTCGACATTTCCGCCGAGAGCGTTTCGAGCGATCAAATTGTCTTGTCTTCTGGGTAGTTATGATCTAAATTATTATATTCCATATTTTTACCAACACGAACGGTCGGAGAGCATTTCCGGAAAATCAGCAACATGGACTGCAGCGGCCATCATCTACTATATGGGAGAATTGCGTTTCAGATCCAAACAAAGAGAGTTCCTGCCCCCAAGCCGCCCCCAGCTGCATCGGGCCCCAAAGCGGGCGACTGACGGAGAATAGCCATGCCGGAGATCAGCATCTACCAGACCGAAAGCGGCGTCATCGAAGTCCATCTTGACCAGGACACGGTCTGGGTCTCGCAGGAACAAATGTCAGCCTTGTTCGGTGTTCAAAAAGCGGCCATTTCAAAGCATCTCAAAAATATTTTCATCAGCGGTGAACTGGACCGAACGGCAACTGTTTCCAAAATGGAAACAGTTCAACGAGAGGGATGGCGATCCGTGAACCGTAGGATTGAATACTTCAATCTTGATGCCGTTATTTCAGTTGGTTATCGCGTCAACTCCGTGCGAGCAACCCACTTTCGCCAATGGGCCACCCGCACCCTGCGCGAGCACCTGACCCAGGGTTACACCCTGAACCGACAGCGTCTCGAAGCCAACGCCAGGGAACTGGAGGCTGCGCTTCTCCTCGTGCGTAAAGCCGTGCACAGTCCAAACCTGCAGATCGACGCAGGACGTGGGTTGATCGAGATTATCACCCGCTACGCCCAGACCTTCCTGCTCCTGCAACGCTATGATGAAGGCCTGTTGACCGAACCCGTCCAACTCCCCGGCGGAACGCTGCCAACGCTGGACACGGCCCGCGCCCTCGTGGCTAGTCTGAAGGCGGATCTCATGGCCCGGAGTGAGGCCACGAGCCTTTTCGCACAGGAACGCGGCGACGCCTTTGCCGCCCTGCTCGGCAACCTGGACCAAACCGTATTCGGCGAGCCCGCCTACCCTTCGGTGGAGGCCAAGGCCGCCCACCTGCTCTACTTCGTTATCAAAAACCACCCCTTTGCCGACGGCAACAAACGCTGCGGCGCATTTCTCTTCGTCGAGTTCCTGAGCCGCAACGGACGGCTGCTGAGCGCCGACGGCGTCCCGGTGCTGAATGACATTGGCCTCGCCGCACTGGCCCTCCTGGTGGCGGAATCCGCCCCGGCCCAGAAGGAAAACATGATCCGCCTGATCATGAACATGCTGAGCCCAGGAGAAGCATTATGAATTGTGTCATGCTCAGCCAAATTTCAGCACGTTTCATTGCCCATGTTATCCTTCAGAGCCCAGCCAACAGGAACAGCAAGATGGAACGCGGATGAAAACCCTCGAGAAACAGCTGCGTAAATTGACCATGAACGACCTCGACTCCGGAGCCGGGAAGACGATTGTCGGACGCGGAAAGGAGTATGCCTGTCGAGTACAGCATTTGCCGCGCCTCGAAGACGGGACTTTGGCGGCTTGGGTGCGGGGAACCTTCGCCTATTCCACCTCAGTCTGCATTGATGAAGACGGAGAACTCGAGTGGAGCTGCAACCTGGTCAGTGCGGAACAGACGATGCTTGGGTAGGGCATGACATCGCTCATGCCCATGACCGGAAACCCGAGGTCATGACCGTCGAAGCGGATGACCCTGAATCTTCCGGGTGGCATGAGGTCTTCGGGCACCGCGAAGTCAGCGCACACGCCCGCAACGAGAAAAGGCTCATGCCCCCTGTTTCGGCCCTGTCGGATCATTTCCTGGACGTATTTCCCGCTGCCGGTAAAGTCCGGCTTCTGGCTGATGAGGTGAAGGATGCGCATGCCGGTCGGCTAGCATTTTCTTTTTTGGATATCCATGGATGAGTGGGGGAGAAACGCCCTGACAAGCAGGAGAAACAGGCGTAACACTTGGAAACATGGAGGGGGAAAACATACTCAGAATCGGGGCCTTCACATTGACGGCCATGCTCATGGCCGCCCTTGAAATTA
This window encodes:
- a CDS encoding ABC transporter permease, coding for MHSSFHRILSLATVLAFLAIWSWAALLIGNKVILPTVGDVAELLFHPNEDLLSMGSLITNVVVSLFRVLIGYIVAVLVAIPLGIAMGYYVSVHTMFGDFLNLFRPIPPLAWVPLVMAWFGIASFADLFGVDRGLWFVYLNNFKYSMIFIIFIGAFYPVLTSSIHGVRNVNRVFIDTARVLGAGEFDIFRKILLPAALPSMVNGMRIGLGVAWMCLVSAEMLPGSISGVGYLITHAYTMASTDIVVAGMFSIGLTGALMDWLFRRIERRCFSWQRLAR
- a CDS encoding ABC transporter substrate-binding protein, with protein sequence MVAAAILSAGQSMAEDKLPVLNVGYIFTTHHSPFIVAMAQNEEFKEFGVHLRPVVDKLKYELMDGDKPLALFNIIVNKSGSETTTMFAQGNMDIALASGTAIMAGIDQGTPMKMLCPTHVDGMGLVFPPQNTLKGWDQVAEYIKASGQPVKIGYHSPTSAPRIIIEGALQKAGLKVTQDATVQDADVLLVDLKTTSNFIPALTSGQVDAWVGPAPHPEVSELKKVGHIALDLRDLPPAGAWHNFPCCVMAARDAVIAEHPEVLRKTVELLSRSGQWCNDHKAEEGQILAGWTGSPAEAVQKSTIVYTTEPSKNWMNGQATYLEILNSMNKFRGELKGKSLAEVEDKLFDFSFLNKN
- a CDS encoding glycosyl transferase family 1, which codes for MRILHIISQKPDFTGSGKYVQEMIRQGRSRGHEPFLVAGVCADFAVPEELIRPDRLRVIRFDGHDLGFPVMGMSDVMPYPSTVCSSLTKLQIIEYRTAFARVLKSAIAEFAPDIIHSNHLWMATAVAREVAPHMPLVTTCHGSCLRQYRLCPELGNSLKGSLLGIDRVIALFGKQKTEIVELLGIDPGKVDVVSGGFNEMCFYAGEGEDDAGTVQILYAGKLDSSKGVPWLLRSLKRIRQPWHLHLVGAGSGQEKDLCLELAASHGTRVTVHGLLSHEKLGALMRRCDIFALPSFFEGLPLVLLEAMACGCRIVTTDLPGARELFAVPHPSMVRLVELPALETVDRPFKSDESLLEQRLAEALEASMADVMNGVEPDQDYIRKITGPFTWEGIFERIESVYRQALEGR